In Solanum pennellii chromosome 7, SPENNV200, the following are encoded in one genomic region:
- the LOC107025642 gene encoding protein DOG1-like 3 has translation MSFQRFYETWYNQLKEIVRQLNQVPRPATSDHHRELHQLLVQKVVSHIYEYYRVKSLAAKNDILSVFSAPWSTSLERSLHWIAGWRPTTAFHLIYTESSILFESHIIDILRGLRYGDLGDLSPDQLARVSEFQCETVHEENSITDELNDWQDGASEIIGLMGDIEEKMEKLVEILEKADKLRMKTIENLVQLLTPQQAVEFLIASAHLQFGIRKWGINHDRQRENP, from the exons ATGAGCTTCCAGCGTTTCTACGAAACATGGTATAATCAACTGAAAGAAATTGTACGTCAACTGAACCAAGTTCCCCGTCCCGCCACCAGTGACCATCACCGTGAACTGCACCAGCTCCTCGTTCAAAAAGTTGTCTCTCATATCTACGAGTACTATCGAGTTAAATCCTTAGCTGCAAAAAATGATATCCTCTCTGTTTTCTCCGCCCCATGGTCTACATCTCTGGAACGTTCTCTCCATTGGATCGCCGGATGGCGACCGACCACCGCTTTTCACCTTATCTACACTGAATCCAGCATTTTGTTTGAATCTCATATCATCGACATTCTTCGTGGCCTCCGATACGGAGATCTCGGTGATCTATCGCCGGATCAACTCGCTCGCGTTAGCGAATTTCAATGTGAAACTGTTCACGAAGAAAATTCTATCACTGACGAACTCAACGACTGGCAG GATGGTGCAAGTGAGATAATTGGTTTGATGGGAGACATAGAAGAGAAGATGGAGAAGCTAGTTGAGATTTTGGAGAAGGCGGACAAACTGAGGATGAAGACGATAGAGAATTTAGTACAACTATTAACACCACAGCAAGCAGTTGAATTTCTTATAGCATCGGCGCATTTACAATTCGGTATTCGAAAATGGGGAATTAATCATGATCGTCAAAGAGAAAATCCATGA